The window caaattatgttgcagaataggttcctgtttaaagaatacttcacctatttcccttctttcattcatgaacatatcattttcatggtgtagcaaatagtgttctaaaggatcactaggaggtacagcaatataagcaagaccaataatttcatctttactaggcaattcttcctcacgatgttgtttactatatttagagaaattaaactcatgaaccatatcatccaggccaatagtaacaacattcttttcacagtctatcttagcattaacagtattcaagaagggtctaccaaatataatgggacaaaaactatcttgtggagaaccaagaacaagaaaatcagcgggatatttggtttttccacacaagacttcaacatctctaacaattcccattgcagatatagtatctctattggcaagtttaattgtaacatcaatatcttctaactcagcaggtgcaatatcatgcataatttcttcatacaaggtaataggtataacactagcactagcacccatatcacataagccatgataacaatgatctcctattttaacagaaataacaggcacgcctaccacaggtctatgtttatctttagcacaaggtttagcaattctagcagtttcaccacagaattgaataacatgcccatcaatattatcaaacaagagatctttaacaatagcaatatgatgttctactttgacttgctcaggaggtgtataagttctaatattgctcttacgaaccacagttgaagctttagcatgatcctttattctaacagggaaaggtggtttctcaacataagaagtgggaacaataggatcattataagtgacagtcttttcttcaactttaataggtgcagctactttcacttctatgggaggatgatatttaaaccacttctccttggggagatcaacataggtagcaaaagattcacagaaagaagctactatctcagagtcaagtccatatttagtgctaaacttacggaaaatattggtatccataaaagatttaacacaatcaaacttaggtgtcatacctgactccttaccttcgtcgaggtcccaatcttcagagttgcgtttaattctatccaataaattccatttaaattcaatagtcttcatcataaaagagccagcacaagaagtatcgagcatggtgcgattgttatcagaaagccgagcataaaaactttgcataattacttctcttggtagctcaagattggggcatgaatataacattgatttaagcctcccccaagcttgagtgatgctttctccttcacgaggacaaaaattatatatataattgtgatcacgatgaacaagatggatagggtaatacttttgatgaaattccaatttcaatcttttatagttccatgatctcatatcatcacatagcctgtaccatgtcaatgtgtctcccttcaaagataaagggaaggccttcttcttaacaacatcatcgcgtatacctgcaagcttaaatagtccacaaacttcatccacatagagtagatgttcatcaggatgctttgttccatctcctgtaaaagtgttagctagcattttttccatcatacccaaaggaatttcaaaaggagtttcattttcaataggtttagtaggttgaggagcaactctttgctctactagacggggtgaagataccccgaacaagcccgtcagagaattactttccatagtaacaagtgacagaaaatttcagcacactatataaattttttccttaccaaattccacctaccaaaggcgctacactccccggcaacggcgccagaaaagagtctttatgacccacaagtataggggatctatcgtagtcctttcgataagtaagagtgtcgaacccaacgaggagcagaaggaaatgataagcggttttcatcaaggattctctacaagtactgaaataagtggtaacagatagttttgtgataaattaaattgtaatgagcaacaagtaacaaaagtaaataaagtgcagcaaggtggcccaatcctttttgtagcaaaggacaagcctggacaaacttttaTAATAGTAAAAGCgctccctaggacacatgggaatatcgtcaagctaattttcatcacgctcatatgattcgcgttcggtactttgataatttgatatgtgggtggaccggtgcttgggtgctgttcttacttgaacaagcatcccacttatgattaacctctattgcaagcatccgcaactacaacaaaagtattaaggtaaacctaaccatagcatgaaacatatggatccaaatcagccccttatgaagcaacgcataaactagggtttaagcttctgtcactctagcaaaccatcatctacttattacttcccaatgacttcctctaggcccaaataatggtgaagtgttatgtagtcgacgttcacataaatccactagaggctagacaacatacatctcatcaaaatatcgaacgaataccaaattcacatgactactaatagcaagacttctcccttgtcctcaggaacaaacgtaattactcacaaagcatattcatgttcataatcagaggggtaataatatgcataaaggatctaaacatatgatcttccaccaaataaaccaactagcatcaactagaaggagtaatcaacactactagcaacctactagcaccaatcccggacttggagacaagaattggatacaagagatgaactagggtttggagatgagatggtgttggtgaagatgttgatggagattgtcctctcccgatgagaggggcgttcgtgatgatgatggtgatgatttccccctcccggagggaagtgtccccggtagaacaactctaccggagccctagattggttccgccaaggttccgcctcatggcggcggagtctcgccccgaaaggttgccttctatttttttcttatcgaaagacttcatataggagaagatgggcgtcggagagccaccagggggcccacgaggtagggggcgcgccccaggggggcgccccccaccctcgtgagcagggtgtgggccccctggccttcatctttggcgacgatttttctttatttattttaagatattccgtggagtttcaggacttttggagttgcgcagaatacgtctccaatatttgctccttttccagcccagaattccagctgccggcattctccctcttcatgtaaaccttgtaaaataagagagaatagccataagtattgtgacataacgtgaaatagtagcccataatgcaataaatattgatataaaagcatgatgcaaaatggacgtatcaccaccgAAGGCGATAAGCTCCTCCGCCGTCCTCTCCCGAGGCATATACACCCGACTCCCACACCCTTCCCTTAGTGTCGGTGAAGAAGGGTAAGGTGTGGTCGAGCGGGTATCGCCCACGGTAGTAATGGTGGAAGGAGACCGTGGAGCCACCTTCTCGGATGTCCCACTCCCCCCTACCACCAACGCGGCAAGCCCCCGTCCGTGCTACTTGGCGAAGAcccacgaagaggagtggccacgggACTCCTgcccgcgcccctccccgagctcgctcggAACCGCAGGAGGAGAAAGGGATCTGTGGACCTCCTGTCCGGGCCCCTCCCCAGATACACTCGTAGTAGCCGCGGGTGGGCTAGCACTGCGAACCTCCTGCTCACGGCACCCCCACTCAGGGTCTGCAACCCAGTACCATCTGCTCCAACGGTCGTGGAGACCATCGGGGTGCTCGTCCCCACCATGACCAGGCCAGCATCAGTGTGCCGCGCCTCCTGTGCGGCTGGCTCTGTGGTAACCATCGCCTCTATCGGCGTGACCAACAGCCCGGAGTCCGCCCGCTGAGAAGAGATAACCGTCGGCGACTCACAGACAGGAAGCATAACCGGTGGTAACTCAAGCTCCGTTGGATCATCCGCCTCTACTCGGTTGCTCCACAACCGACTAGGTGCTGGCCTCGCTCCAAAAGTACCAAAACTAAGTGTGTTCATCGGAGTTGAGGATGGTGGCGCCTCCTTGGCAGTCATATTTGTCTTATCAGGTTGCGAATTCGGCCCCTTAGCCGACTCCCGCAGCGTACTCTCAGGCCCCTTATCCTAATTCCTGGGGGCTCCGTCCCCCTCAGTTGTGTCCATATCCGGATGCTCATCCCCCTCCTGAGAAATGGGTGTGTCCTCAATCTCGATCTCTAGAACGTATGTGACTCCGTCATGTGTCCACTTGACAATATCCGGCACAAACTCCACGCTAACCACACTAACAAGCAACCTCGCGGCTCCCTGTGCACGAGTGAACAACATGTCCACCTGTTCTGTCTTGCCAATCAAAGATCCCAAGCTCCAGGACACCAAAAAGTGCTTAATCGGTTTGGGTGGTGCGCCATAGAACCGGACCCATACCTTCTCTAAAGGTGTACCCTCCACTCATCGAAAGCCATGATAATGTTGGTACACGGAACTCTGCACATACCCCACTTAAGAATATGCAATTGATCCTCCTTAGTGGGAAAATCCACCTTGTAAGTTTGGTTCTCCAACTTGTCAAGATGCCACTGATAATTGCACGGTACTAACTCTCGCAGCAGCCTCACAATCTAAGCCTCTGTCATATGTCCATTGGTAACCTTGACCACTGCAGGGAAAGAGCTCTCGACCACCTGAGTCATAGGTGCCACATCAGGGGACTCAAAAAACATCAACTCTTTGCACCAAACTCCGAAAATGTTAGCCCTTGGCTTAGGACCGGACAAGAGAGAGGGCAGTCACCGGTCACATGCCGCGATCTGAGGAAGTAGTTACAAAGTTCATTAGTTCACTCTACGACAAAGTGTCCCGGCTCGCCACATCTATAGCAAGGCAGTTTCTTCATCTTAATGGTCCACTTCGAAAGCTTTTCGCCATCCGTTTTGTCCGGACCTTTGTCCGCCCCACCATCACCAACCTTAGCAGCTCCAGTGTCCGCCAGGGCCCTGACTGTGTCTACAGCCACCACAGGCAAAGCAGGTAAAGCCGCCACCGCTGTTGTGGTATCCAGTACCGCCACCCGGGGCGTGTGTGTCGTGTCAACAGTCGGCGGTGGTGGTGATGGAGGTGGATGCGGTGGAGGTGGGCGCCTCCCACCCCCTCTCCCGCCGCGGCGATGCCCACCCCGGAAGCGGTCATTAGGGCCGGCGACTCCTTCAACAAAATTTCCGGGCGGACCCAATGAAGCCGTTTTAGAGACACCTGTGGATGTTTGTTTTATTTGATTGATGATGGTGCTGGCAACACAAGTCTATAGGATGCGTACGCCGACGGTGACCTGCTCTGTAAAATGCGTCACTAATGTGGACTTATTGTACCCGAGCAGGACATGCGGTAGGTGGAGTCGTGGAGATCCGGTGGCCTGAGCTAGGGTCGCAGTTTAATGTCCAATTGTACTGTACATCCCCGACAGCGAAAGGAGCACCTTCGCAATGGGCGGCCGCCCGGGGCTGCCGAGCTACACACCTCAATGCCAACGCGAGCATGGCGACCGCGACGTCCAACGGGTACTGGCCGTCCAGCCGGCCGTCGATGAACGCCGTCACCCTGTCGAGCAGGTCGTCCTTGGCGCTGTCGCCGTCGCCCAGGCGGCCCAGCCGTTCCGCCTCCTCCCAAAGCAGCACCATCTTCCCGTCGTTGTCTGGTGGTGCCACCGCCGCCTCCTTCCCTGACAAGAGCTGAAGCAGGACGACGCCGAACGCGAACACGTCGAGCTGAGGGCCGATCAGCCCGTGCTCCACGTACTCGGGCGCTAGGTAACCCTGTGTGCCCACCACGTTCCGGGTCATCCACAGGCCGCCGTCCTCGGCGTCGTCGTCGATGGTGATCGCGCGCGCGAGGCCGAAGTTTGAGAGCTTGGCGCGGAAGCACGCGTCGAGGAGGATGTTGCTGGTATTGAGATTCCTGTGCACGTAGGCAGGGTCGGTGTAGTTGTGCAGGTAGTTGAGCCCGCCTGCCACGTCCAGCGCCACCTGCACTCGCTGGCTCCACCCGAGCACCTCGCCGCCATGGACGTGCAGCCAGTCGCCGAGCGCGCCGTTGTCAGCGAACTCGAACACCATGTACATGTTACCACCGTGCACGCAGAGGACTGACAGGCGGATGATGCTCGAGTGATTCAGGCGCCCCAGGACGTTCACCTCGGTCTCAGCGCCGACGTCGTCGCTGGGCATGCGCTTCACGGCCGCGGCACCGCCGTTGATCACCGCACGGTAGACTGACGAGTTCCCGATGCGCTGCTCCTCCGAGAAACCTGATGTAGCCCTCTCTAGATCCCCGTAGTCGTGCACGGTCAGCGACCACACCGCCTCGCGAACGTCCACTGCCTCTACCGTCAGCCACATCGAAGCTCCCTTCGCCGGAGCGTGCCACGGGGTGGTCTTCGTGTTTCGGTCGCCGTGCCGCCAGCACCGACGCCATAGCAAGAAGAAAGCGAGCACGGCACCCAAAGCAAGAGCGCTGCATCCAGCACCAACGCCGGCGGTGACCCACCACCGGCTGGATTCATTGGAACGGGCTGTCGGGACCAAATCAGATGCCGGTACTGGTGGCGGTGCCGGAGGCTCCGGCAAGACTACCGCCATTTGAGACGTGGGCGGGTCCTTGAGCGGAACGAGCATGGTGGTGAACGGGTACACGGTGGTGTCGTCGTCGATGCCGTTGGCATGAAGCAGGGCCAGGTAGTCCGCGCCGAAGCGCTGAGCGACGGTGAACGCATAGTCGTCCCAGTCGAGGACGTAGGTGACGAGGAACCTGACCCCGGCCGCGGCCTGCGCGGCGGACGGGCACGCGCAGTGGAGCGGCACGGTGAGCGCAACGCCGGGGTAGATGTCGCTGTCGCGCGCGGGTGTTCTGCGCCATGAGCGCCTGGCAGGTGGAGAGCCCCTGGTACGTTTCGTTGGCGATGGAGAAGTAGGTCTCGTTGCGGAACTGGACGGGACGTGGATCTTTAGAACATCTGCCCCCGGGCCCTACTATCCTGGCTGTCCAATATTGCTTCAAGATCTGTGCAACATAACTAACTTTTTATATgaaattttcttttttttgtttctctcacataGAACATGTCTTGAACTTTAAACCTTTGCAGCATGGCAAAGCTTTCtatctagaatctaggataaatcttttAGAATATTTTGTCAAACATAaatattttgtatatttatgtttgacAAAATATTCTGAAATATTTATTCTAGATTCTAGATAGAAAACGTTGCCACGATgcaaaggtttgaacttcaaaaTATGTTTTacgtgagagaaacaaaaaagagaaatgtgTTTGCATGAATCGCGATGCGCAGAATGGATGGCTAGATAGGGAGGGCCTGGGTGCAGGTGTTCTATTATATGTTTTCGGAACTGGACGGCGTAGGCGGCCTCGTGCTGGTAGCGGCCGGCGGCGGTGCAGGCGTAGGGGAACGGGACGAGGAGCAAGGTGTTGTTCCGGAACGGGAAGGCGACGGGCACGTCGTTGGCCGGGGCGATGGCGGGCACGCTGGCGTTGAGGAGGTAGGCGACGGTGACGGGGGAGCCGTAGCTGGGCAGGTCGGAGCGGAAGGCGATGTAGGTGGCGCATGCCGGCAGGGAGCTGGAGGTGTTGGTGCAGGTGTAGCCGAGCAGGTGCAGGTGTATAAACCCTCacagtttctcaacgacaccgatggcgaGGGAAGAGAGGATGATGACTTCGATAATAGAATGGAGGGAGGAGATGACGGCTACGCCGGTGTTGGAGCCTTAactgttgcaaagtccggcgaggtatatatattaattaagcctctgATGAGTAGATGCGTTAAATTGTTTTGTATGTACATATATCaatgcttctttcttcttttagccctcTAGATCGAGCCAACCTTCTATAAGGAGACGAGTCCCGAAGGAAAGGTTGGGCGAGAATTAAAGGCTTACGATCGAAGAAGTCGGTCCAGATGGCAAACTGAATGTTCCCAAACGGACCCAAGACCGACTGATACATCGGT is drawn from Triticum dicoccoides isolate Atlit2015 ecotype Zavitan chromosome 4A, WEW_v2.0, whole genome shotgun sequence and contains these coding sequences:
- the LOC119284141 gene encoding protein LYK5-like translates to MATAVHHLLLALALFPLAAAQQEYQANGQSDCYANNGSSVHGYTCTSSSSLPACATYVAFRSDLPSYGSPVTVAYLLNASAAAIAAANDVPVASPVRNNTLLLVPVPCACTAAGRYQHDAAYAVQFADETYFSIANETYQGLSTCQAIMVQNPVHDSADIYPGVALTVPLHCACPSAAQAAAGVRFLVTYVLDWDDYAFTVAQRFGADYLALLHANGIDDDTTVYPFTTMLVPLKDPPTSQMAVVLPEPPAPPPVPASDLVPTARSNESSRWWVTAGVGAGCSALALGAVLAFFLLWRRCWRHGDRNTKTTPWHAPAKGASMWLTVEAVDVREAVWSLTVHDYGDLERATSGFSEEQRIGNSSVYRAVINGGAAAVKRMPSDDVGAETEVNVLGRLNHSSIIRLSVLCVHGGNMYMVFEFADNGALGDWLHVHGGEVLGWSQRVQVALDVAGGLNYLHNYTDPAYVHRNLNTSNILLDACFRAKLSNFGLARAITIDDDAEDGGLWMTRNVVGTQGYLAPEYVEHGLIGPQLDVFAFGVVLLQLLSGKEAAVAPPDNDGKMVLLWEEAERLGRLGDGDSAKDDLLDRVTAFIDGRLDGQYPLDVAVAMLALALRCVARQPRAAAHCEGAPFAVGDVQYNWTLNCDPSSGHRISTTPPTACPARVQ